In a genomic window of Pseudoliparis swirei isolate HS2019 ecotype Mariana Trench chromosome 20, NWPU_hadal_v1, whole genome shotgun sequence:
- the cab39 gene encoding calcium-binding protein 39, with protein MPFPFGKSHKSPADIVKNLKDSMTVLEKHDISDKKAEKATEEVSKSLVAMKEILYGTNEKEPQTEAVAQLAQELYNSGLLSTLVADLQLIDFEGKKDVAQIFNNILRRQIGTRTPTVEYLCTQQNILFMLLKGYESSEIALNCGIMLRECIRHEPLAKITLLSEQFYDFFRYVEMSTFDIASDAFATFKDLLTRHKLLSAEFLEQHYDRFFSEYEKLLHSENYVTKRQSLKLLGELLLDRHNFTIMTKYISRPENLKLMMNLLRDKSRNIQFEAFHVFKVFVANPNKTQPILDILLKNQAKLIEFLSKFQNDRTEDEQFNDEKTYLVKQIRDLKRPAPQEA; from the exons ATGCCTTTCCCCTTTGGCAAGTCCCACAAGTCGCCGGCGGACATCGTCAAGAACCTCAAGGACAGCATGACGGTGCTCGAGAAGCACGACATTTCTGACAAAAAGGCCGAGAAG GCCACAGAGGAGGTGTCAAAAAGCTTGGTGGCCATGAAGGAGATTCTCTATGGGACCAATGAGAAAGAGCCCCAGACGGAGGCAGTGGCCCAGCTGGCCCAGGAGCTCTACAACAGTGGCCTGCTCAGCACGCTCGTCGCGGACCTCCAGCTCATCGACTTTGAG GGTAAGAAAGATGTGGCTCAAATCTTCAACAACATCTTGAGGCGTCAGATTGGCACCCGGACGCCCACGGTGGAATACCTCTGCACCCAGCAGAACATCCTCTTCATGTTGCTCAAAGG GTACGAGTCTTCGGAGATCGCCCTGAACTGCGGCATCATGCTGAGAGAGTGCATCCGACACGAGCCGCTGGCCAAAATCACGCTGCTGTCGGAGCAGTTTTACGACTTCTTCAGATACGTGGAGATGTCCACCTTCGACATCGCCTCAGACGcattcgccactttcaaa GACCTCCTCACGAGACACAAGCTGCTGAGTGCAGAGTTCCTGGAGCAGCATTATGACAGA TTCTTCAGTGAATATGAGAAGTTACTCCACTCAGAAAACTACGTGACTAAAAGGCAGTCCCTCAAG TTGCTGGGTGAGTTGCTTCTCGACCGGCACAATTTCACCATAATGACGAAATACATCAGCCGGCCGGAGAATCTGAAACTCATGATGAACCTGCTCCGGGACAAGAGCCGCAACATCCAGTTTGAGGCCTTCCACGTTTTCAAG GTGTTTGTGGCCAACCCCAACAAGACGCAGCCCATCCTGGACATCCTGCTGAAGAACCAAGCCAAGCTCATCGAGTTCCTCAGCAAGTTCCAGAACGACAGAACGGAGGACGAACAGTTCAACGACGAAAAGACTTACCTGGTCAAACAGATCAGGGACCTCAAGAGGCCCGCCCCCCAGGAGGCCTGA